The Tautonia plasticadhaerens nucleotide sequence CGTAGCCGTCGCAGACGTAGAAGCCGCCGTCGGGGGAGAACGCGACGTTGGTCGGGCTATAGCGGGCCTCCGGGTCGGCGTAGACGCCGGGCTCCACTGGCTTCTCCTTGACCCAGACGACCTCGCCGTTCAAATCGGCCTTGACGACGAGGTTGATGGGGAACATGAAGGCCAGGTAGAGGAATTCCCGGCCATCCTCCTCGTGGATGTCGATACCGTGTCCGCCCCCATGGTACTCCTTGCCGAAGGAGCGGACGAATTTGCCCTCCGGGTCGAAGACCACGACGGTGTCCTGGGCCATCGCCGGGGACGACGGCCGGTCGGGGCCTGCCCGGTGTGTCACGTAGATCATGCCGTCCTTGTCGACGGCGACACCGTGGGTCTCGTACCACTCGATGTGGTCGGGCTTGGCTCCCCAGTCGTGGTGGCATTCATACTGATAGTCGCCTTCACCGACGACGGGAGCGCCCCGGTCCTGGGTTCCCCGAGCGTGGGGGGACGCGGCGGCCGAGAGGCCGGCGGCGCCAGCTGCCTGGAGGAAGGCGCGGCGGGAGAGGTTCGACGCGGTCATCGTGGCTGCCCCCTTGGGATCGTCTTGCGACGCGATGCGGCGGGATCATCGCCGATCGACGTTCGATGGTATCGGAGCGGCGAACCCGGGGGGAGTGGCGACCGTGATTGGCGAGCTCGCCGAGGTTCGTTTTGTCCTCGTCGGTCGCGGGGACCGGGCCGATGGACGGCACCGATTGCCCCATCGATCGGGCGAAGCAACTCCGATATCGAGGGCGGAGTCGGCCCTTGTCACCGGGGACGTGCTCCCGAGTGTCGTCGATGAATCCGGTGATGGGGCCGAGCGGCCCGGTCAGATCAGTTCGCGGATCGGTGGCATGTCCACCGGGTACTGCGGGCGGCCGGCGGGGTCGAGCACCGTGTCGCGGGACACGTCGATGCCCAGCGAGTGATAGAGCGTGGCGAGAACTTCCTTGAAGTGGACCGGCCGCTCGACCGCCTGCTCTCCCAGCCGGTTGGTGGCGCCGATGACCTGTCCGGTCTTCAACCCCCCGCCCGCGACCCAGGCCGCACCGACTTGTGGCCAATGATCCCGCCCGGCCTGGCTGTTGACCTTCGGGGTGCGGCCGAACTCTCCCCACGCGATGACGACAGTGTCGTCAAGCATGCCGCGGGCCTCCAAGTCCTCGATGAGCGCCGAGAGGCACTGGTCGAGTTTCGATCCGTGGTCCCGGACCAAGTCGAAGTTCGCGCCGTGGCTGTCCCAACGGCCATAGCTGAGGGAGACGCAGCGGACGCCGGCCTCGACCAGACGGCGGGCCATGAGGAGCTGCTCGTTGCAGGTCGGGGCACCGTCATACTGATAGTTGTAGGGCTTGCCGTCGCCGTATCTGTCCCGGAGCCGGGGGTCTTCCCGGGAGAGGTCGAGGGCGTCGACGAGCTTGCTGGAACTGAGCACGTCGAAGGCCAGGGCGGTGGCGGAATCGACCCCTTCCAGGGCCCCGCTGGCATCGACCTCGCTGCGAAGCTGGTCGAAGCTGCGGAGCAGCGAGCGGCGATCGGCCAGTCGGTCGGCGGTGATGCCGTTGAGCGTCATGTTCTGCAGGGCCGAGCCGTCGGGCTTGAACGGGCCGTAGGCGGGCCCGAGGAACCCGGCGGCCCCCGGGTCGCTCCAGGGGACGTGACTGGTCGTCTCGGCGAGGCCGACGAACGGGGGCACGGCGGGATCGACCGGCCCCTGCATCATGCTGACGAAGGATCCGAGGCTCGGCCAGCCGCCGATGGCCTGCTGGTCGTCGAACTTGTAGCCCGCGTT carries:
- a CDS encoding DUF1501 domain-containing protein; translated protein: MLTIFGRKTGGYCDGISRRGFLKIGGLAFGSSLVTLPDILRAEEAGRGSGTGGPSKRHKAVINIFLAGGPPHQDMWDLKPEAPEEIRGEFKPIETNVPGIFVGESFPRLASMMDRAALIRSVVGATGRHDLYQCNAGYKFDDQQAIGGWPSLGSFVSMMQGPVDPAVPPFVGLAETTSHVPWSDPGAAGFLGPAYGPFKPDGSALQNMTLNGITADRLADRRSLLRSFDQLRSEVDASGALEGVDSATALAFDVLSSSKLVDALDLSREDPRLRDRYGDGKPYNYQYDGAPTCNEQLLMARRLVEAGVRCVSLSYGRWDSHGANFDLVRDHGSKLDQCLSALIEDLEARGMLDDTVVIAWGEFGRTPKVNSQAGRDHWPQVGAAWVAGGGLKTGQVIGATNRLGEQAVERPVHFKEVLATLYHSLGIDVSRDTVLDPAGRPQYPVDMPPIRELI
- a CDS encoding twin-arginine translocation signal domain-containing protein; this encodes MTASNLSRRAFLQAAGAAGLSAAASPHARGTQDRGAPVVGEGDYQYECHHDWGAKPDHIEWYETHGVAVDKDGMIYVTHRAGPDRPSSPAMAQDTVVVFDPEGKFVRSFGKEYHGGGHGIDIHEEDGREFLYLAFMFPINLVVKADLNGEVVWVKEKPVEPGVYADPEARYSPTNVAFSPDGGFYVCDGYGSNYIHQYDKKGEWTRTWGGTGTEPGLMRTPHGIWFDDRAGREPDVVVADRANARLQYFSPEGQFRSIVDEVSFPAHFDTRDDVLLVPDLHARVSLFDRDNNVITHLGDDPQWTAEVLDGFKVRVEPDRWRPGHFVHPHDACFDAEGNIFVAEWVLPGRLTKLRRLS